In the genome of Brachyspira pilosicoli, one region contains:
- a CDS encoding cupin domain-containing protein: MEEKDIQSVIVKVISDFMKTGTASGQTTNASAASSQTGGLRVLKRSVADTDANKLKSDINNNVYITDMFTVEESPRLGCGLMELDNTDFPWTLNYDEMDVVLEGTLVIKNPDGSTVEAKQGEVIFIPKGSSIVFSTPFYTKFLYIVYPADWQSQ; the protein is encoded by the coding sequence ATGGAAGAAAAAGATATTCAATCTGTTATAGTAAAAGTTATTAGTGATTTTATGAAAACTGGAACAGCATCTGGGCAAACTACTAATGCATCAGCTGCATCTTCTCAAACAGGTGGATTAAGGGTGTTAAAAAGATCGGTAGCTGATACTGATGCTAATAAACTTAAGTCTGATATTAATAATAATGTTTATATAACTGATATGTTTACTGTTGAAGAGAGTCCTAGGTTAGGCTGCGGTTTGATGGAACTAGATAATACCGATTTCCCTTGGACACTTAATTATGATGAGATGGATGTGGTTCTTGAGGGTACTCTTGTTATCAAAAATCCTGATGGAAGTACTGTTGAAGCTAAACAAGGAGAAGTAATTTTTATTCCAAAAGGTTCTTCTATAGTTTTTAGTACTCCTTTTTATACAAAATTTTTGTATATAGTTTATCCTGCTGACTGGCAAAGTCAATAG
- a CDS encoding TonB-dependent receptor plug domain-containing protein has protein sequence MKKYILTLFIFTNFLYTQTYLIRELKGGIWVTSQVEITNNTQTNQNKQTSLPKTPIKSNSRIITSEEIDRMGYKNAQEVLANQPGFVNKGTYMGNEVVDPAGANGDNIKIYVNGVLMNTAKGNADAGVDLRRIPSNLIESIEIIGNSIYITTKTPAQDILLVSLGYGAYNTVRPSILFSRNIDEHQIFTFTADSYYSDGNYYYDFTNLSGNRVQGNFRDNRQFIANSSANYKYTFNNKNFINVFANVSYSSSAAQYEIPPVNKTDSWFTFTTLTSSVSYNGFSDILDYNIILSYLFDSFVDRPYFQDGKFVSDYKSHAVALTTSLSRMDEFIPNTITMYNKLTPEYRYDILTEDTNAIETNFYYYPQRHSVSLKYEMQLSFGYWDNGTPIFTLLPSIKYEYQNEIFTNQKNKNYLAYNAGFNLNFYKGYALYFGYMSDYTAPTFNDLYYGVFSNPQLLPESYNQLLTKLTIEPVTNLKIEASYAYTIYTNKIIWLSNVPENVDTATSHIVSSSIGYDIPFAEYHKIKTKVGYSYQLAYMGEDKLPKIGLPEHVVTTLLGYDFIPRNKILSSLSLNIYYTYSAPRPLSDYRPIRYSEVFHDFNISFYSIWFEHLIFSMHFKNIFNKTPILSTYSVAKPFTWEFEIGYNF, from the coding sequence ATGAAAAAATATATCTTGACATTATTTATATTTACAAATTTTTTATATACACAAACTTACCTTATAAGAGAGCTTAAAGGCGGTATTTGGGTTACTTCTCAAGTAGAGATAACAAACAACACTCAAACAAATCAAAATAAACAAACATCTCTTCCTAAAACTCCTATCAAATCAAACAGCCGTATCATAACTTCCGAAGAAATAGATAGAATGGGGTATAAAAATGCTCAAGAGGTACTTGCCAATCAGCCCGGCTTCGTTAATAAGGGTACTTATATGGGTAATGAGGTAGTTGACCCTGCGGGAGCTAATGGGGATAATATAAAGATATATGTTAATGGTGTACTTATGAACACTGCTAAAGGAAATGCTGATGCTGGTGTTGATTTAAGAAGAATACCATCAAATTTAATAGAATCTATAGAAATAATAGGAAATTCTATATATATAACTACAAAAACTCCTGCTCAAGATATACTTTTGGTTTCATTAGGCTATGGTGCGTATAATACTGTAAGGCCTTCTATACTATTCTCTAGAAATATTGATGAACATCAAATTTTTACTTTTACTGCAGATTCATATTATAGCGACGGTAATTATTATTATGATTTTACTAATCTATCAGGAAATAGAGTACAAGGGAATTTTAGAGATAATAGACAGTTTATTGCCAATTCATCTGCCAATTATAAATATACATTTAATAATAAAAACTTTATAAATGTATTTGCTAATGTATCATATTCAAGCTCTGCAGCACAATATGAAATCCCGCCTGTTAATAAAACAGACTCTTGGTTTACTTTTACTACCCTTACATCTTCAGTATCATATAATGGATTTTCTGATATTTTAGATTATAATATTATTTTATCATATTTATTTGATTCATTTGTAGACAGACCATATTTTCAAGACGGTAAATTTGTATCAGATTATAAATCACATGCCGTAGCTTTAACTACTTCTCTATCAAGGATGGATGAATTTATACCTAACACTATTACAATGTATAATAAATTAACCCCAGAATACAGATATGATATATTAACAGAAGATACAAATGCAATAGAAACCAATTTTTATTATTATCCGCAAAGACATTCAGTTTCTTTGAAATATGAAATGCAGCTTTCTTTCGGATATTGGGATAATGGAACACCTATATTCACACTACTGCCAAGCATAAAATATGAATATCAAAATGAAATATTTACAAATCAAAAAAATAAAAATTATTTGGCATATAATGCCGGATTTAATTTAAATTTTTATAAAGGATATGCATTATATTTTGGTTATATGAGTGATTATACAGCTCCTACTTTTAATGATCTTTATTATGGAGTATTTAGTAATCCTCAATTGCTTCCAGAAAGCTATAATCAATTGCTAACTAAATTAACAATAGAACCTGTAACCAACCTTAAAATAGAAGCTTCTTACGCATACACCATTTACACAAACAAAATAATTTGGCTCAGTAATGTGCCTGAAAATGTGGATACAGCAACTTCGCATATAGTTAGTTCAAGCATAGGTTATGACATACCTTTTGCTGAGTACCATAAAATAAAAACAAAAGTAGGCTATTCTTATCAGCTTGCCTATATGGGTGAAGATAAACTGCCTAAAATAGGTCTACCAGAACATGTTGTAACAACATTATTAGGATATGATTTTATACCAAGAAACAAAATATTAAGCTCATTATCATTAAATATTTATTATACCTACTCTGCTCCAAGACCTTTATCAGATTATAGACCTATACGGTATTCTGAAGTATTCCACGATTTTAATATATCATTTTATTCTATATGGTTTGAACATTTGATATTTTCTATGCATTTTAAAAACATATTTAACAAAACTCCTATACTTTCAACATACTCTGTTGCTAAGCCTTTTACTTGGGAATTTGAAATAGGATATAATTTTTAA
- a CDS encoding ethanolamine ammonia-lyase reactivating factor EutA, giving the protein MDNIISVGIDVGTTTTNIIFSKLTIQNLSGISRAPIIKVIDKTIIYRSEVFFTPLLSSSDIDVSSLMNIIEKVYKDAKIDKKSVQTGAVIITGETARKKNADKILQELSSFAGDFVVAIAGSDLESIIAAKGSGSSALSKAKLANIINLDIGGGTTNLAFFSNGVALNTTCLDIGGRMIEVKDGNIYKMTDKSKKIIDDYKLNIKIGEKAIITEILKFCEIMEKAICEILFLSPKTSLSQYFITNHDWDIDKFDYLTFSGGVADFIYNAPTAIPNDPFKYGDIGPILGYAIYKSQLIPKSSFLKVLETQQATVVGAGAYSVDLSGSTIHYIKELLPLKNIPIIKLSKKEEEDLLLGHLEGIKNKINWYDDDEIIALSFIGNTRLTFDQLNKLADNIIESFDSIIKNNKPIIIVIEIDMAKSLGITLKSKLKDKYPIICVDNVVVENGDYIDIGLPIGDEGMVVPIMIKTLIFNEKNNS; this is encoded by the coding sequence ATGGATAATATAATAAGTGTTGGAATAGATGTAGGTACAACAACAACAAATATCATATTCAGTAAATTAACAATTCAAAACTTATCAGGTATATCAAGAGCCCCTATAATAAAAGTTATAGATAAAACTATCATATATAGAAGTGAAGTCTTTTTTACCCCTCTATTATCATCAAGTGATATAGATGTATCATCGCTTATGAATATAATAGAAAAAGTTTATAAAGATGCTAAAATAGATAAAAAATCTGTTCAAACTGGTGCAGTTATAATTACAGGTGAAACTGCTAGGAAAAAAAATGCAGATAAAATATTACAAGAATTATCTTCATTTGCTGGTGATTTTGTAGTTGCCATAGCTGGAAGTGATTTAGAAAGTATAATAGCTGCTAAAGGTTCTGGTTCTTCAGCTTTATCTAAAGCCAAATTAGCTAATATTATTAATTTAGATATAGGCGGAGGTACTACTAATTTAGCATTCTTTAGCAATGGAGTCGCTCTAAATACTACTTGTTTGGATATAGGCGGTAGAATGATAGAGGTAAAAGATGGTAATATCTACAAAATGACAGATAAATCAAAAAAAATAATAGATGATTACAAATTAAATATAAAAATAGGTGAAAAGGCTATTATAACTGAAATATTAAAATTCTGTGAAATAATGGAAAAAGCTATATGTGAAATATTATTCTTGTCACCTAAAACTTCTCTTTCTCAATATTTTATCACCAACCATGATTGGGATATAGATAAATTTGATTATTTAACTTTTTCAGGAGGAGTGGCTGATTTTATATATAATGCCCCTACTGCAATACCAAATGACCCATTTAAATATGGAGACATAGGTCCTATACTTGGATATGCTATATATAAATCTCAATTAATACCTAAATCTTCATTTTTAAAAGTATTAGAAACTCAACAAGCTACTGTAGTGGGTGCTGGTGCTTATAGTGTAGATTTAAGCGGAAGTACTATACATTATATAAAAGAATTGTTACCATTAAAAAATATTCCTATAATAAAATTAAGCAAAAAAGAAGAAGAAGATTTATTATTAGGACATTTAGAAGGCATAAAAAATAAAATAAATTGGTATGATGATGATGAAATTATAGCATTGTCATTTATAGGAAATACAAGACTTACTTTTGACCAATTGAATAAATTAGCCGATAATATAATAGAGTCTTTTGATTCTATTATAAAAAATAATAAACCTATTATAATAGTAATAGAAATAGATATGGCCAAATCTTTGGGAATAACTTTAAAATCTAAATTAAAGGATAAGTACCCTATTATTTGCGTTGATAATGTTGTTGTGGAAAATGGAGATTATATAGATATAGGACTGCCTATAGGAGATGAAGGAATGGTTGTTCCTATTATGATAAAAACTTTAATATTTAATGAAAAAAATAATTCATAG
- a CDS encoding catalase, whose product MSDKKLTTEFGAPVENNQHSMTAGARGPMLLQDVWFMEKMAHFDREVIPERRMHAKGSGAYGTFTVTHDITKYTKAKIFSEVGKKTDLFVRFSTVAGERGAADAERDIRGFAIKFYTEEGNWDLVGNNTPVFYFRDPLKFPDLNHAVKRDPKTNMRSAQNKWDFLTSLPEAIHQITIDMSDRGIPYSYRHMHGFSSHAYSFINKEGKRYWVKFHFKTQQGIKNLTDEEAAAIIAKDRESSQKDLFEAIERGDFPKWNMKIQIMTEEQANASKRNPFDLTKTWSQKEYPLIDVGVLELNRNPENYFAEVEQSAFSPSTIVPGIGFSPDRMLQGRLFSYTDTQRYRLGVNYASIPVNAPKFKPNTYHRDGYMRVESNGSKVEYEPNSQGEWKEQREYAEPPLKIYGDAYRYDHREDDDDYYTDARALFNLMTDAQKQVLFENTARDMNGVTKEVQLRHIKNCMNVDKAYGLGVAKALGFNENDIK is encoded by the coding sequence ATGTCAGATAAAAAATTAACAACAGAATTCGGTGCCCCAGTAGAAAACAATCAACATTCTATGACAGCAGGTGCAAGAGGACCTATGCTGCTTCAAGATGTATGGTTTATGGAAAAGATGGCACATTTTGATAGAGAAGTTATACCAGAAAGAAGAATGCACGCTAAAGGTTCTGGGGCTTATGGTACATTTACGGTTACTCATGATATAACAAAATATACTAAAGCAAAAATATTCTCTGAAGTTGGAAAGAAAACAGATTTATTTGTAAGATTTTCTACTGTTGCTGGAGAGAGAGGGGCTGCTGATGCTGAGAGAGATATAAGAGGATTTGCTATTAAGTTCTACACTGAAGAAGGAAACTGGGACTTGGTAGGAAACAATACTCCTGTATTTTATTTTAGAGACCCTTTGAAATTCCCAGACTTGAACCATGCTGTAAAAAGAGATCCAAAAACTAATATGAGAAGTGCTCAAAATAAATGGGATTTTTTAACTTCACTTCCTGAAGCTATTCACCAAATAACTATAGATATGAGCGATAGAGGTATACCTTATAGTTATAGGCATATGCATGGATTTAGCAGTCATGCTTATAGCTTTATAAACAAAGAAGGTAAAAGATATTGGGTAAAATTCCATTTTAAAACTCAGCAAGGAATTAAAAACCTTACAGATGAAGAAGCTGCAGCAATAATAGCAAAAGACAGAGAAAGCTCTCAAAAAGATTTGTTTGAAGCTATAGAGAGAGGCGACTTCCCTAAATGGAACATGAAAATTCAAATAATGACTGAAGAACAAGCAAATGCAAGCAAAAGAAACCCGTTTGACTTAACAAAAACTTGGTCACAAAAAGAATATCCTTTAATTGATGTTGGTGTTTTAGAATTAAATAGAAACCCTGAAAACTATTTTGCAGAAGTAGAGCAATCAGCATTTAGTCCTTCTACAATAGTTCCGGGCATTGGATTCTCACCAGACAGAATGCTTCAAGGAAGATTATTCTCATACACTGACACTCAAAGATATAGATTAGGTGTTAATTATGCAAGCATACCAGTAAATGCTCCTAAGTTTAAACCTAACACTTATCACAGAGATGGATATATGAGAGTAGAGTCTAATGGTTCTAAAGTTGAATATGAGCCAAACTCACAAGGCGAATGGAAAGAGCAAAGAGAATATGCTGAACCGCCTTTGAAGATTTACGGCGATGCTTATAGATATGACCATAGAGAAGATGATGATGATTATTACACTGATGCAAGAGCTTTATTTAATCTTATGACAGATGCACAAAAACAAGTGTTGTTTGAAAATACAGCAAGAGATATGAATGGTGTTACTAAAGAAGTACAATTAAGGCATATTAAAAACTGTATGAATGTTGATAAAGCTTATGGACTTGGAGTTGCTAAAGCATTAGGTTTTAATGAGAATGATATAAAATAA
- a CDS encoding alpha-galactosidase yields the protein MISIIENDKKRKLFFLNTISSSLVLMVHEDNYVFMPYWGAKIEASSIDYIIDGITEANYMADTDNRKKFQLEVIPQIYPSYGYTDLKEPAFHFVHKDGSRITDLRYKSHNIYKTKKKLEGLPTVLSDEHSEVLELVLFDELKKIEVIITLAVFEKYNAITKSVKVINKNETDSLYIEKIMSANIDLQESNFELLHLAGSWGRECHIKRRRLEQGMQSIGSARGASGHGQNPFAALISPNTDENNGEVYAMNFVYSGNFKASAEVDMHLNTRFQIGINDFDFGWTLMPNEEFQTPEAVLVYTNKGLGDMSRTFHKLYQDCLMSKKYAYKERPILINSWESNYFDFNKESLLKLAKEAKNIGAELFVLDDGWFGKRDDDKSSLGDWIPNEKKLGGSLSSLIDDINKSGLSFGLWFEPEMISPDSDLFRKHPEWAIQVKGRKIETSRYQYVLDLSNPEVCDYIINFMTDILSKNNISYVKWDMNRNITNLGSSYLKPEKQKEQAHRYMLGLYGVLEKVVNAFPNVLFESCAGGGGRCDAGMLYYMPQVWTSDDTDAIERLAIQYGASLIYPSISLACHISDIPNHQTHRKERIETRANVAMWGNLGLELNLNKISEEDRKIISEKLEVYKSIRSTVQFGSLYRLKGLDAGNEYAWLHKSIDEKTIVVNYVQINVIPNLLTKRLRLQALDSKAKYKVNDSDKIYTGEELMNIGLVLGEIVEDAIAIQWIIKKID from the coding sequence ATGATTAGCATTATTGAAAATGATAAGAAAAGAAAATTATTCTTTTTAAACACCATCTCGTCATCTTTGGTATTAATGGTGCATGAGGATAATTATGTATTTATGCCATATTGGGGAGCAAAAATAGAGGCAAGCAGCATAGATTATATTATTGATGGAATAACTGAAGCTAATTATATGGCAGATACTGACAACAGAAAAAAATTCCAACTTGAAGTAATACCTCAAATATATCCTTCTTACGGCTATACAGATTTAAAAGAACCAGCATTCCATTTTGTGCATAAAGATGGTTCAAGAATAACAGACTTGCGTTATAAATCACATAACATATATAAAACTAAAAAGAAATTAGAAGGACTTCCAACAGTATTATCAGATGAGCATAGTGAAGTATTAGAATTAGTTTTATTTGATGAATTAAAAAAAATTGAAGTAATAATTACTTTAGCTGTATTTGAAAAATATAACGCTATAACAAAATCAGTAAAAGTAATAAATAAAAATGAAACAGATTCTTTATACATAGAAAAAATAATGTCAGCAAATATAGACCTTCAGGAATCAAATTTTGAATTGCTTCATTTAGCTGGTTCTTGGGGAAGAGAATGCCATATTAAAAGAAGAAGATTAGAGCAGGGAATGCAGTCTATAGGAAGTGCGAGAGGGGCATCAGGACATGGTCAAAATCCGTTTGCTGCTTTAATATCTCCTAATACTGATGAAAATAATGGAGAAGTATATGCTATGAATTTCGTATACAGCGGAAATTTCAAAGCAAGTGCTGAAGTAGATATGCATTTAAATACCAGATTTCAAATAGGTATAAATGATTTTGATTTCGGCTGGACATTAATGCCTAATGAAGAGTTCCAAACTCCTGAAGCTGTGCTTGTGTATACAAACAAAGGTTTAGGAGATATGTCAAGAACTTTCCACAAACTTTATCAGGATTGTTTAATGTCAAAAAAATATGCTTATAAAGAGCGTCCTATTTTGATAAACAGTTGGGAATCTAACTATTTTGATTTTAATAAAGAGAGTCTTTTAAAATTGGCTAAAGAGGCTAAAAATATAGGAGCTGAATTATTTGTATTAGATGATGGTTGGTTTGGAAAAAGAGATGATGATAAAAGTTCTTTGGGCGATTGGATACCTAATGAAAAAAAACTTGGTGGAAGTTTATCTTCTTTGATAGATGACATAAACAAAAGCGGATTAAGTTTTGGATTATGGTTTGAACCTGAAATGATATCTCCTGATAGTGATTTATTTAGAAAACACCCAGAGTGGGCTATTCAAGTTAAAGGCAGAAAAATAGAGACTTCAAGATATCAGTATGTATTAGATTTAAGCAATCCTGAAGTATGCGATTATATAATAAACTTTATGACTGACATTTTATCTAAAAATAATATTTCTTATGTTAAATGGGATATGAATAGAAATATTACAAATTTAGGTTCATCTTATCTAAAACCTGAAAAACAAAAAGAACAGGCTCATAGATATATGTTAGGTCTTTATGGTGTATTAGAAAAAGTAGTCAATGCATTTCCTAATGTATTATTTGAAAGTTGTGCAGGCGGCGGCGGAAGATGCGATGCGGGTATGCTTTATTATATGCCTCAGGTTTGGACAAGTGATGATACTGATGCTATAGAAAGACTTGCTATACAATATGGAGCTTCTTTAATTTATCCTTCAATATCTTTAGCTTGTCATATTTCTGATATACCTAATCATCAAACACATAGAAAAGAAAGAATAGAAACAAGAGCAAATGTTGCTATGTGGGGTAATTTGGGATTAGAATTAAACTTAAATAAAATAAGTGAAGAAGACAGAAAAATTATATCAGAAAAATTAGAAGTTTATAAAAGCATAAGAAGCACTGTTCAGTTTGGAAGTCTTTACAGATTAAAAGGTTTAGATGCTGGAAATGAATATGCTTGGCTTCATAAGAGCATTGATGAAAAAACTATAGTTGTAAATTATGTTCAAATAAATGTAATTCCTAATTTATTAACAAAGCGTTTGCGTTTACAGGCATTAGACTCTAAAGCTAAATATAAAGTAAATGACTCTGATAAAATATACACTGGAGAAGAGTTAATGAATATTGGTCTTGTGCTTGGAGAGATAGTGGAAGATGCTATAGCTATTCAATGGATAATAAAAAAGATTGATTAA
- a CDS encoding 1-propanol dehydrogenase PduQ, protein MEFMLNTKIISGNNSLLNLDLSKSKRVSIFTDNNMLKIGSCNSTIELMKRNNIDYEIFSDIEPDPSFEIVIKCLNKILTFNSDTIIAIGGGSVIDTAKAVIYFALEINKRISNSANKPLFIVIPTTSGTGSEVTSYSIITDKETHRKVPIVSNEMLPDIALLDSQFTLTVPPRITAETGMDVMAHAFESYVSINANAFTVPYSEYAIIGVFNNIAKAVNNGSDVNARIAMHEVSCIAGIAFNNAGLGLIHAMAHALGGRFRQPHGRANAILMPHVIEYNAKKSKEAAKKYAKVVTLLDINNISNDLQACNVLKSIILELNKSIGINQKITDYGVDKNEFENAISEMASNALKDVCLLTNPVKPTLEDVKNIYRNLI, encoded by the coding sequence ATGGAATTCATGTTAAACACTAAAATAATATCTGGAAACAACTCTTTATTAAATTTAGATTTATCAAAATCTAAGCGTGTTTCTATATTTACAGATAATAATATGTTAAAAATAGGCTCATGTAATTCTACGATAGAATTAATGAAAAGAAATAATATTGATTATGAAATTTTTTCTGATATAGAACCTGACCCTAGTTTTGAAATAGTTATTAAATGTTTAAATAAAATTTTAACATTTAATTCTGATACTATAATAGCTATAGGCGGAGGTTCTGTAATAGATACGGCTAAAGCTGTAATATATTTTGCTTTAGAAATTAATAAAAGAATATCAAATTCTGCAAATAAGCCTTTATTCATAGTAATACCTACAACAAGCGGAACTGGTTCTGAAGTTACTTCATATTCTATTATAACAGATAAAGAAACTCATAGGAAAGTCCCTATCGTTTCTAATGAAATGTTGCCTGATATAGCTTTGTTGGATTCTCAATTCACTTTAACTGTGCCTCCTAGGATTACTGCAGAAACTGGTATGGATGTTATGGCGCATGCTTTTGAATCTTATGTATCTATTAATGCCAATGCTTTTACAGTGCCTTATAGTGAATATGCTATAATTGGAGTTTTCAACAATATTGCTAAAGCTGTTAATAACGGAAGTGATGTAAATGCACGTATAGCTATGCATGAAGTTTCTTGTATAGCGGGAATTGCCTTCAATAATGCTGGTTTAGGCCTAATACATGCTATGGCACATGCCCTTGGAGGCAGATTTAGACAGCCGCATGGCAGAGCTAATGCTATACTAATGCCTCATGTTATAGAATACAACGCTAAAAAATCTAAAGAAGCTGCTAAAAAATATGCTAAAGTTGTAACATTATTAGATATAAATAATATCAGCAATGATCTTCAAGCTTGTAATGTATTGAAATCTATTATCTTGGAATTGAATAAATCTATAGGAATTAATCAAAAAATTACAGATTATGGTGTAGATAAAAACGAATTTGAAAATGCTATATCAGAAATGGCTTCAAATGCTTTAAAAGATGTTTGTTTGTTAACTAACCCAGTTAAACCTACTCTTGAAGATGTAAAAAATATATATAGGAACCTTATATAA